The Castor canadensis chromosome 13, mCasCan1.hap1v2, whole genome shotgun sequence genome has a window encoding:
- the Dipk1b gene encoding divergent protein kinase domain 1B isoform X1, whose protein sequence is MRRLRRLAHLVLLCPFSKGLQQCRLPGLRVRYVLLVWLGIFAGSWMVYVHYSSYSELCRGHVCQVVICDQYRKGIISGSICRDLCELHQVEWRTCLSSAPGQQVYSGFWQDKEVIIKCGIEEALNSVAPRRELVLFDKPTRGTSIKEFREMTLSFLKANLGDLPSLPALVGQVLLMADFNKDSRVSLAEAKSVWALLQRNEFLLLLSLQEKEHASRLLGYCGDLYLTEGLPRSSWHEALRPLLPPALHRALQQWFGPAWPWRAKIAIGLLEFVEELFHGSYGTFYMCETTLANVGHTATYDFRMADLQQVAPEATVRRFLQGRHCEQSSDCTYGRDCRAPCDRLMRQCKGDLIQPNLAKVCELLRDYLLPGAPADLREELGKQLRTCTTLSGLASQVEAHHSLVLSHLKTLLWKKISNTKYS, encoded by the exons CAGTGCCGGCTCCCGGGCCTTCGGGTCAGGTACGTCCTGCTGGTCTGGCTAGGCATCTTCGCGGGCAGCTGGATGGTGTATGTGCACTACTCATCCTATTCAGAGCTCTGCCGTGGCCACGTCTGCCAGGTGGTGATT TGTGACCAGTACCGGAAGGGCATCATCTCGGGCTCCATCTGTCGGGACCTGTGTGAGCTGCACCAGGTGGAGTGGAGGACCTGCTTGTCCTCAGCCCCAGGCCAGCAG GTGTACAGCGGGTTCTGGCAGGACAAGGAGGTGATCATAAAGTGTGGCATCGAGGAGGCTTTGAACTCTGTGGCCCCCCGGCGGGAGCTGGTGCTGTTTGACAAGCCCACGAGGGGCACCTCCATCAAGGAGTTCCGGGAGATGACCCTCAGCTTCCTGAAG GCAAACCTGGGCGACCTGCCCTCCCTGCCGGCACTAGTTGGCCAGGTCCTCCTCATGGCTGACTTCAACAAGGACAGCAGGGTGTCCCTGGCCGAGGCCAAGTCTGTGTGGGCCCTGCTGCAGCGCAACGAGTTCCTGCTGCTGCTGTCCCTGCAGGAGAAGGAGCACGCCTCGAGGCTGCTGGGCTATTGTGGGGACCTCTATCTCACTGAGGGCCTCCCCCGCAGCTCCTGGCACGAGGCCTTGCGTCCCCTGCTGCCGCCCGCGTTGCACAGAGCCCTCCAGCAGTGGTTCGGGCCTGCATGGCCCTGGCGTGCCAAGATCGCCATCGGCCTGCTGGAGTTTGTGGAAGAGCTCTTCCACGGCTCCTATGGGACCTTCTACATGTGTGAGACCACGCTGGCCAACGTGGGCCACACTGCCACCTATGACTTCAGGATGGCCGACCTACAGCAGGTGGCACCTGAGGCCACTGTGCGCCGCTTCCTGCAGGGCCGCCACTGTGAACAGAGCTCCGACTGCACCTACGGGCGTGACTGCAGGGCCCCGTGTGACCGGCTGATGAGGCAGTGCAAGGGCGACCTCATCCAGCCCAACCTGGCCAAGGTGTGCGAGCTGCTGCGGGACTATCTGCTGCCTGGTGCCCCTGCCGACCTCCGTGAGGAGCTGGGCAAGCAGCTGCGTACCTGCACCACACTGAGTGGGCTGGCCAGCCAGGTGGAGGCCCACCACTCGCTGGTGCTCAGCCACCTCAAGACCCTGCTCTGGAAGAAGATCTCCAACACCAAGTACTCCTGA
- the Dipk1b gene encoding divergent protein kinase domain 1B isoform X2 gives MRRLRRLAHLVLLCPFSKGLQCRLPGLRVRYVLLVWLGIFAGSWMVYVHYSSYSELCRGHVCQVVICDQYRKGIISGSICRDLCELHQVEWRTCLSSAPGQQVYSGFWQDKEVIIKCGIEEALNSVAPRRELVLFDKPTRGTSIKEFREMTLSFLKANLGDLPSLPALVGQVLLMADFNKDSRVSLAEAKSVWALLQRNEFLLLLSLQEKEHASRLLGYCGDLYLTEGLPRSSWHEALRPLLPPALHRALQQWFGPAWPWRAKIAIGLLEFVEELFHGSYGTFYMCETTLANVGHTATYDFRMADLQQVAPEATVRRFLQGRHCEQSSDCTYGRDCRAPCDRLMRQCKGDLIQPNLAKVCELLRDYLLPGAPADLREELGKQLRTCTTLSGLASQVEAHHSLVLSHLKTLLWKKISNTKYS, from the exons TGCCGGCTCCCGGGCCTTCGGGTCAGGTACGTCCTGCTGGTCTGGCTAGGCATCTTCGCGGGCAGCTGGATGGTGTATGTGCACTACTCATCCTATTCAGAGCTCTGCCGTGGCCACGTCTGCCAGGTGGTGATT TGTGACCAGTACCGGAAGGGCATCATCTCGGGCTCCATCTGTCGGGACCTGTGTGAGCTGCACCAGGTGGAGTGGAGGACCTGCTTGTCCTCAGCCCCAGGCCAGCAG GTGTACAGCGGGTTCTGGCAGGACAAGGAGGTGATCATAAAGTGTGGCATCGAGGAGGCTTTGAACTCTGTGGCCCCCCGGCGGGAGCTGGTGCTGTTTGACAAGCCCACGAGGGGCACCTCCATCAAGGAGTTCCGGGAGATGACCCTCAGCTTCCTGAAG GCAAACCTGGGCGACCTGCCCTCCCTGCCGGCACTAGTTGGCCAGGTCCTCCTCATGGCTGACTTCAACAAGGACAGCAGGGTGTCCCTGGCCGAGGCCAAGTCTGTGTGGGCCCTGCTGCAGCGCAACGAGTTCCTGCTGCTGCTGTCCCTGCAGGAGAAGGAGCACGCCTCGAGGCTGCTGGGCTATTGTGGGGACCTCTATCTCACTGAGGGCCTCCCCCGCAGCTCCTGGCACGAGGCCTTGCGTCCCCTGCTGCCGCCCGCGTTGCACAGAGCCCTCCAGCAGTGGTTCGGGCCTGCATGGCCCTGGCGTGCCAAGATCGCCATCGGCCTGCTGGAGTTTGTGGAAGAGCTCTTCCACGGCTCCTATGGGACCTTCTACATGTGTGAGACCACGCTGGCCAACGTGGGCCACACTGCCACCTATGACTTCAGGATGGCCGACCTACAGCAGGTGGCACCTGAGGCCACTGTGCGCCGCTTCCTGCAGGGCCGCCACTGTGAACAGAGCTCCGACTGCACCTACGGGCGTGACTGCAGGGCCCCGTGTGACCGGCTGATGAGGCAGTGCAAGGGCGACCTCATCCAGCCCAACCTGGCCAAGGTGTGCGAGCTGCTGCGGGACTATCTGCTGCCTGGTGCCCCTGCCGACCTCCGTGAGGAGCTGGGCAAGCAGCTGCGTACCTGCACCACACTGAGTGGGCTGGCCAGCCAGGTGGAGGCCCACCACTCGCTGGTGCTCAGCCACCTCAAGACCCTGCTCTGGAAGAAGATCTCCAACACCAAGTACTCCTGA